TCGCCAAGCTCGAGGCGCTCCAACTGCACCCAGTGTTGCGCTCGGCTCAGCGCGGTGATGGCCCGCTTGGGATCATCGGGGAAGGCGCCCTCGAGGGAGAGCGCCTGCAGCGACGCGAGCGAAGGTTCGGTGGCGACGAGCTCCACGCCGCGCTTGCCCAGCTTCTCGTAACAGAGGCCGAGCTCTCGCAGTCCCGCACTGAAAGGGGCTCGGACCAGATGTGCGGCACCGGTGGCCGTGAGCCCGAGCCCGTTCAGATGGAGTTGGACCAGACTCTTCAGGCCTTCGCACCGCGCGAGCCGCTCCGCCTGCGCGTCGAAGTCGCCGACGGTCTCGGGGCGGCCGACGGAGGGGTCCAGCCGCAGGCTGCAAAAGTGCCGGAGCCGAGGCCAGTTGAAGAAGGACTCGGGCAGGGTGAAGGGCGTGTCGAGATCCAGGTCCACGTCGAGGGACAGCCCAAGGAAGGGCTGGATGCCGAAGTCCACCTGGAGTCCCATCGGAGGAACTTCCGGGTAGCAGGCGGCAATCTCCGCTGCGAGCGCCTCCTTCTCCTCTTCGTGGCTGGCAGGGAGTGGAGCGTCGGGAGGAAGCTGCCACTCGAGCAGTTCGATCACGAGCAACCGAGTGAGCTGCTCCCAGGGCGCTCCCCGCCCCTGCGAGTAAAGGGCATGGAGCGCTCGGGCGCTCTCCTCTCCGCCCACCAGGAAGGCGGCCTCGTGCATTTTCTGGAAGAAGCCCTTGGGGAGCGAGGCGTCGGACATGGTGGGCGCATCATAGGCGGCCATGCTCGGAGACGGGGGCTTGCCTGGCGGGTCAAGGGAAGCGGTGGGAGCAGGGTGTGCCCACCACGTGGCATTCGAGTAGGGGTCCCAGCACTCCGCGCGATACATCGAGTCACTGCAGCGGAAGTACTCCGTGTGTTCAGCCGGACCGAAGCCGAACAGATCCTGGACCACCACGCCGTCTACGAAGGTCACTTTGCGCTGGGAACCTTAGGTGGACGCGTCGTAGTTCTTGATCTGCTGGATCGTGGGAGATTACGAATAGAAGCGATCGAGGGTCAGTGCCCAGGCCTGCTCGCTGGGGCAGGCACGAACGTGCCGTGAAATTCGAGGGGGATGTGATGGGGCAGGTGGGCGCGCCCCAGTTCACGGAAGCTGGCGGCGTCCAACACCAGCAAGAAGGAGCGAGCTCTCGCTGTGTCCAACACCACCGAGAGGATGACCCCTTCATCCTCTCGGGTTGCGCCAGGAGCGGCCACGAAGATGGGCTCATTGGGGTAGGTGTTCGGCTCGAACCAGACCCGAGAAGTGCGACGCTCGACGTCTGCTTTGACCAACTGCCCGACCAGGTTGTGCCATCGGGTGTTGTGGCTCACGCCATATGCGTAGCGGTAGTGCCGCCCATTGTGGGCCCCGGCATTGACGGTGACCATCTCCACCCGGTGCTCGGAGAGCAGCTCGTACGAGAGCGCGCCGCCGGAGCGGGTGGACAGCGGCAGGCAATAGCGATGGTACTCCGAGAGCGGATGCTCTTCGCTGCGAGTCGCCGCCCGCAACGGCTTCAAGTAGGACTTCCTCATCAACTCCGGCTCGTCCGTGGCGGCAATGTCCACGATGATGTCGCCAGCTTGCTCATAGGCATTGATGTGGTGGAAGGCGAAGAAGGCCTCGCTTTCGTAGTGGGCCACCTGCGCTCCAGTATGCTTGTGGATGACTCGAAACTGGGTACCTCGCTCTGGTTTCCAGCGCAGGCAATCCTTGGGAGCTTTGCCACTGAGCAGGGCGGTCATCGGATTGAAGACCAGAGGAAACTCGGTCAAGACGATGTAGTTTTCGGTGATGGCGAAGCTGTGCATGTACGCTGGCTCGCTGACAGGGATCGTCGCCACCAGGGTACGGCGGGTGCTGCGCTCGTGAACTTTGTAGAGGTTGTAGCTGTGAGTGAGGCCAAAGCGCGTCAGGTAGTTGTAATAGTACCCAGTCTTGATGTCGTACTGCGGATGTCCGCAGGACAGATGTCCAAAGAGATCATCATCGTAATGGAATGCACCCTCGGTCCTCAGGCTCTCACCATCAAAGAGGGTTGGCACGGGTTGCTCGGTCAGTGCCATGACCTTGCCCGCCAGTTGGACCACGTTGACATTGGTATTGAAGGTTCGATTGTCTCTTCGGCCCAGCAGGTCAAGGGTGGCATTGAAGACGCGGCTGGCCAGGGTGCTCGGCTGGGTTGCCTCGAAGCCTGCGCTGAGCTGGCCAGTCCTCAGCATGTCTTCGTAAGGAGTGGTTCGTAAAAAGCGGTT
Above is a genomic segment from Hyalangium ruber containing:
- a CDS encoding carotenoid oxygenase family protein, translated to MSTATSEKLHPDVMPRVEEGKTTTSVSLAFTSLNTETDIARLPTEGHLPDWLSGSLYRNGPAKFEHGDASYRHWFDGLAMVHRYTFDHGKVSYRNRFLRTTPYEDMLRTGQLSAGFEATQPSTLASRVFNATLDLLGRRDNRTFNTNVNVVQLAGKVMALTEQPVPTLFDGESLRTEGAFHYDDDLFGHLSCGHPQYDIKTGYYYNYLTRFGLTHSYNLYKVHERSTRRTLVATIPVSEPAYMHSFAITENYIVLTEFPLVFNPMTALLSGKAPKDCLRWKPERGTQFRVIHKHTGAQVAHYESEAFFAFHHINAYEQAGDIIVDIAATDEPELMRKSYLKPLRAATRSEEHPLSEYHRYCLPLSTRSGGALSYELLSEHRVEMVTVNAGAHNGRHYRYAYGVSHNTRWHNLVGQLVKADVERRTSRVWFEPNTYPNEPIFVAAPGATREDEGVILSVVLDTARARSFLLVLDAASFRELGRAHLPHHIPLEFHGTFVPAPASRPGH